From the uncultured Trichococcus sp. genome, one window contains:
- the rplQ gene encoding 50S ribosomal protein L17 yields MAYRKLGRTSAQRKAMLRDLTTDLIINERIVTTEARAKEIRSTTEKMITLGKRGDLAARRLAAAYVRNEVADVREEDDKIVVQSALQKLFSDIAPRYAERQGGYTRILKTEPRRGDAAQMVIIELV; encoded by the coding sequence ATGGCTTACCGTAAATTAGGACGCACAAGCGCTCAAAGAAAAGCAATGCTTCGTGATTTGACTACTGATTTAATCATCAACGAACGCATCGTTACAACTGAAGCACGTGCTAAAGAAATTCGTTCTACTACTGAAAAAATGATTACTTTAGGCAAACGCGGAGATTTAGCTGCTCGTCGTTTAGCTGCAGCATACGTTCGTAACGAAGTAGCAGACGTTCGTGAAGAAGACGACAAAATCGTTGTTCAATCAGCGTTACAAAAATTGTTCTCTGATATCGCACCTCGCTATGCAGAACGTCAAGGCGGATACACACGTATCTTGAAGACAGAACCTCGTCGTGGCGATGCTGCACAAATGGTTATCATTGAATTAGTATAA
- a CDS encoding YhdH/YhfP family quinone oxidoreductase, producing the protein MKSFKALVVRESNGTVNYQIENQVNESMLDHGEVLIRVNYSSVNYKDMLAVQKNGGVIRNYPMIPGIDLSGVVEESTDSRYVKGQSVLVTGYTMGMSHTGGFSEYARVPSSWVVPLPKNLTLKDAMIYGTAGLTAALSINALEKNGMDPKQEQSILITGATGGVGSIALQILSKIGYKDITALVRKEKQIEVAKKLGATRVILLDDFKFDKKPLNKQTFHFILDTVGGDLISSLIPYVFYQGSVSVCGNAAGIKLDTTVLPFILRGINLLGIDSVNISHEDRMTIWGKLSEEWKITDTTLVNQITFEELSNTFDLLKEGRHLGRTIVKI; encoded by the coding sequence ATGAAATCATTTAAAGCATTAGTTGTGAGAGAAAGTAACGGCACAGTGAATTATCAGATTGAGAATCAAGTAAATGAAAGTATGTTAGACCATGGTGAGGTATTGATCAGAGTAAATTATTCCTCAGTCAATTACAAAGATATGTTGGCTGTACAAAAAAATGGAGGCGTGATAAGAAACTATCCAATGATTCCTGGTATCGACTTAAGCGGTGTGGTTGAAGAATCAACAGACTCACGCTATGTCAAGGGTCAATCCGTTCTAGTAACTGGATATACAATGGGAATGAGTCATACAGGCGGGTTTTCTGAATATGCACGAGTCCCATCTTCGTGGGTTGTTCCATTACCAAAAAATTTAACTCTAAAAGACGCTATGATTTATGGTACAGCAGGATTAACAGCTGCTTTATCAATTAATGCACTCGAAAAAAATGGAATGGATCCCAAACAAGAACAGTCCATTTTGATAACTGGAGCAACCGGTGGAGTAGGTAGTATCGCCCTACAAATTCTATCAAAAATTGGGTACAAAGATATCACTGCTTTGGTCAGGAAAGAAAAGCAAATAGAGGTTGCTAAAAAACTTGGAGCCACCAGAGTCATTTTATTGGATGACTTCAAATTTGACAAAAAACCTTTGAATAAACAAACTTTTCATTTCATTTTAGATACAGTTGGAGGTGATTTGATTTCTAGTTTGATTCCGTATGTATTTTATCAAGGCAGTGTTTCAGTATGTGGAAATGCAGCTGGAATTAAGTTAGATACAACTGTATTACCATTTATTCTCCGCGGAATAAATCTTCTAGGAATAGATTCAGTGAATATCTCACATGAAGATAGAATGACAATTTGGGGAAAGCTATCCGAAGAATGGAAAATCACTGATACAACTCTTGTCAACCAAATTACATTCGAAGAACTCTCGAATACGTTTGATTTATTAAAAGAAGGGAGACATTTAGGAAGAACTATCGTGAAAATCTAA
- a CDS encoding chorismate mutase, whose translation MFEKERAEIDAIDQELVRLFERRMDAVTEIARIKKEHQLPILDQSREDRVLDKVRGLTENKDYEDSMEDLFRSLMTITKAFETKQNEQ comes from the coding sequence ATGTTTGAAAAGGAAAGAGCGGAGATCGATGCCATCGACCAGGAACTGGTAAGACTGTTCGAACGCCGGATGGATGCAGTGACGGAGATTGCGCGGATCAAGAAGGAGCACCAGCTGCCAATCCTGGACCAGTCGAGAGAAGACCGGGTGCTGGACAAGGTGCGCGGGCTGACCGAGAACAAAGACTACGAAGACAGCATGGAAGACCTCTTCCGCTCCTTGATGACGATCACGAAAGCATTCGAAACCAAACAGAACGAACAATAA
- the tnpA gene encoding IS200/IS605 family transposase — MDNKNRFTHGRTSVYNLNYHIIWGTKYRNKVLSDDIEDSLKRMLLHIAEEYGFSIAHMEIGLDNHIHLLVSAPPKLSVTNIVRWLKGISARLLLQEYPELKKAYWKTSDRHLWSSSYFVESIGTTNQDAIAKYIDDQRRKEIDFDETQRR; from the coding sequence ATGGATAACAAAAATAGATTTACACATGGTAGGACTTCTGTCTACAATTTGAATTATCATATCATTTGGGGCACGAAGTACCGAAACAAAGTTCTCTCGGACGATATCGAAGATTCGTTGAAACGAATGCTACTGCATATTGCGGAAGAGTACGGATTTTCGATCGCGCACATGGAAATTGGACTGGATAACCATATCCACCTGTTGGTGAGCGCACCGCCAAAACTGTCGGTAACCAATATTGTTCGCTGGCTGAAAGGAATCAGCGCACGGTTACTTCTCCAGGAATACCCTGAACTAAAAAAGGCGTACTGGAAAACGTCAGATAGGCACTTGTGGTCTTCGAGTTACTTTGTTGAAAGCATCGGCACGACCAATCAAGACGCTATCGCAAAATACATTGACGACCAGCGCAGGAAGGAGATTGATTTCGATGAAACTCAAAGGCGTTAA
- a CDS encoding energy-coupling factor ABC transporter ATP-binding protein: MDITFEKVGYSYSAGTPFESRALYDVNLNIPDGSYTALIGHTGSGKSTVTQHLNALLKPTEGSVTIGDRIITNKSNNKNLKDLRKKVGIVFQFPESQLFEETIAKDIAFGPMNFGVSEADAMAIVRRVLPLVGLDESFMERSPFDLSGGQMRRVAIAGVLAMEPEVLVLDEPTAGLDPAGRREIMNMFYQLHIDKGLTIVLVTHQMNDVATYADHVVILEKGTVVRMGPPAEIFQDAAWLQEKQLGLPSALAFLDLLSQKTGIDFGNERPLRTEQLAAVLIAKINENKGSQNAAKEEGGNHVG, encoded by the coding sequence ATGGACATTACTTTCGAAAAAGTAGGCTACTCCTACTCTGCCGGAACGCCTTTCGAAAGCCGGGCCCTTTATGATGTGAACCTGAATATTCCGGACGGCAGCTATACGGCGTTGATTGGACATACCGGCAGCGGAAAATCGACGGTCACGCAGCATCTGAATGCTTTGTTGAAGCCAACGGAAGGTAGTGTGACGATCGGGGACCGCATCATAACGAACAAATCGAACAACAAAAACCTGAAGGATCTCCGGAAAAAAGTTGGGATCGTGTTCCAATTTCCGGAGTCGCAACTGTTCGAGGAGACGATCGCGAAGGATATCGCCTTCGGTCCGATGAACTTCGGCGTCAGCGAAGCGGATGCAATGGCGATTGTAAGACGCGTGTTGCCGTTGGTCGGTTTGGATGAGTCCTTCATGGAACGTTCCCCATTCGACCTCTCAGGGGGCCAAATGAGACGCGTAGCGATCGCCGGGGTATTGGCGATGGAACCGGAAGTGCTGGTCTTGGATGAACCGACGGCAGGGTTGGATCCTGCCGGCAGACGGGAGATCATGAATATGTTTTACCAGCTGCATATCGACAAAGGTCTGACCATTGTCTTGGTCACGCATCAGATGAATGATGTCGCAACCTATGCGGATCATGTGGTCATCCTTGAAAAAGGGACAGTTGTCCGGATGGGCCCGCCTGCAGAAATTTTCCAGGATGCTGCTTGGCTGCAGGAGAAACAGTTGGGCTTGCCTTCTGCGCTGGCTTTCTTGGATTTATTGAGCCAAAAGACAGGGATTGATTTCGGAAACGAAAGGCCGCTTCGTACGGAACAACTGGCGGCTGTGCTGATCGCCAAAATCAACGAAAACAAAGGCTCCCAAAATGCCGCTAAGGAAGAGGGTGGCAACCATGTTGGATAA
- a CDS encoding energy-coupling factor transporter transmembrane component T, with product MLDKLLFGRYIQGDSLVHRLDPRAKLIGAFYFIIVIFLANNWQTYLIMTLFTFLCVILSDIKLSVFLNGVKPLIWLILFTVLLQILFTRGGETYLVLGPISITSFGVINGAFIFMRFVLIIFISTLLTLTTMPLSLTDAIEKLLGPLKRFKVPVHEIALMLSIALRFVPTLMDEASKIMNAQRARGVEFGEGNIVKQMKAVTPILVPLFVSSFNRADELANAMEARGYQGGEGRTKYRILDWQRRDTLSMLAFVALTGLLLFFRS from the coding sequence ATGTTGGATAAATTATTGTTCGGTCGCTACATCCAAGGCGACTCGCTGGTCCATCGACTGGATCCGCGCGCAAAGCTGATCGGGGCTTTCTATTTCATCATCGTCATCTTCCTGGCCAACAACTGGCAGACTTATTTGATCATGACGTTGTTCACTTTCTTGTGCGTCATCCTGTCCGATATCAAACTTTCGGTCTTTCTGAACGGCGTAAAGCCGCTGATCTGGTTGATCCTGTTCACGGTATTGCTGCAGATCCTCTTCACACGGGGAGGGGAAACCTACTTGGTGCTGGGGCCGATCAGCATCACTTCATTCGGGGTGATCAACGGTGCCTTCATCTTCATGCGTTTCGTCCTGATCATCTTCATTTCCACGCTGTTGACGCTCACAACGATGCCGTTGTCGTTGACCGATGCGATCGAAAAACTGTTGGGGCCGTTGAAACGCTTCAAGGTTCCTGTCCATGAGATCGCGCTGATGCTTTCCATCGCATTGCGTTTCGTGCCGACATTGATGGATGAAGCTTCGAAGATCATGAACGCGCAACGGGCTCGCGGCGTCGAGTTCGGTGAAGGAAATATCGTGAAGCAGATGAAGGCAGTCACACCGATTTTGGTGCCGCTGTTCGTCAGCTCCTTCAACCGTGCCGATGAACTGGCGAACGCCATGGAGGCGCGCGGCTATCAGGGCGGGGAAGGCCGGACGAAATACCGCATCCTCGATTGGCAGAGGCGCGATACGCTGAGTATGCTGGCGTTTGTCGCACTGACCGGGCTGTTGCTGTTCTTCCGATCTTGA
- the rplM gene encoding 50S ribosomal protein L13, translating to MRTTYMAKASEMDRKWFVIDATDIPLGRLSTQVATILRGKNKPTFTPHVDTGDYVIVINADKVTLTGKKASDKIYSRHSGYPGGLKQISAGELRAKNSRKLVELSVKGMLPKNSLGAKQFTKLHVYGEAVHPHEAQQPEVLDITNLI from the coding sequence GTGCGTACAACATACATGGCTAAAGCAAGCGAAATGGACCGTAAATGGTTCGTAATCGACGCAACTGACATCCCATTGGGACGTTTATCAACACAAGTTGCAACTATTTTACGCGGTAAAAACAAACCAACTTTCACACCACACGTAGACACTGGTGATTATGTGATTGTTATCAATGCAGACAAAGTTACATTAACAGGTAAAAAAGCATCTGACAAAATTTATTCCCGTCATTCAGGTTATCCAGGTGGGCTAAAACAAATTTCAGCTGGTGAATTACGTGCTAAAAATTCAAGAAAATTAGTTGAATTGTCAGTTAAAGGCATGCTACCTAAAAACTCTTTAGGCGCTAAACAATTCACTAAGTTACACGTATACGGTGAAGCAGTTCACCCACACGAAGCTCAACAACCAGAAGTTTTAGACATCACTAACCTAATTTAA
- a CDS encoding aminotransferase class I/II-fold pyridoxal phosphate-dependent enzyme yields MDNISIQSYLAQLGNRKDPKTGAVSAPIYLSTAYGHPGLGQSTGYDYTRTANPTRDILQEGLAVLENGVQGFATSSGMSAIQLAFSIFPANSHFVASRDLYGGSFRYFQDMERKGFYSFTYVNDPTDIASAIQENTAAVYIETPTNPLMKETDIAAVAEIAKKHGLLVIVDNTFYTPLLQRPLDLGADIVVHSATKYLGGHNDLLAGAVVTNDKALGEQLAFQLNTAGGTLDAFDCWLLVRGMKTLPLRMKQHQENAQTIVAYLESEVLIKSVYYPGKGGMLSFTLHDKAYIPAVLDALNIFTFAESLGGVESLITYPTTQTHADIPVEVRESYGLTDDLLRISTGIEDADDLTTDLRQAFAKAAVVSKV; encoded by the coding sequence ATGGACAATATCAGCATTCAAAGCTATCTGGCGCAATTGGGAAACAGAAAAGATCCGAAAACCGGCGCCGTCAGTGCCCCGATTTATTTGTCCACAGCTTATGGGCATCCTGGTCTAGGCCAATCGACTGGCTATGACTATACCCGCACCGCCAATCCGACCAGGGATATCCTTCAGGAAGGCTTGGCGGTGCTTGAAAACGGCGTCCAAGGGTTCGCCACCAGCTCCGGCATGAGTGCCATCCAGCTTGCCTTCAGCATTTTCCCGGCAAACAGCCATTTCGTCGCATCCAGGGACCTTTATGGCGGCAGCTTCCGCTATTTCCAGGATATGGAGCGAAAAGGATTCTACTCCTTCACTTATGTCAATGACCCGACTGATATAGCGTCGGCCATCCAGGAGAATACGGCCGCTGTCTACATCGAAACGCCGACGAACCCGCTGATGAAGGAAACGGATATCGCGGCTGTGGCTGAGATCGCCAAAAAACACGGTCTGTTGGTGATTGTGGACAATACCTTCTACACGCCTCTGTTGCAGCGTCCGCTCGACCTTGGCGCCGATATCGTCGTCCACAGCGCGACCAAGTACCTCGGCGGCCACAACGACCTGTTGGCAGGGGCCGTTGTGACGAACGACAAGGCGCTCGGCGAACAGTTGGCCTTCCAACTGAATACGGCAGGCGGAACTTTGGACGCCTTCGACTGTTGGCTCTTGGTCCGCGGGATGAAGACGTTGCCGTTGCGCATGAAGCAGCATCAGGAGAATGCGCAGACAATCGTTGCTTATCTGGAATCGGAAGTTCTGATCAAATCGGTGTATTATCCGGGCAAAGGCGGCATGCTCAGCTTCACGCTCCATGATAAAGCCTACATTCCCGCCGTGTTGGATGCCCTGAACATCTTCACTTTCGCCGAAAGCCTGGGCGGGGTCGAGAGTTTGATCACCTACCCGACTACCCAGACCCATGCCGATATTCCGGTTGAAGTCCGCGAATCCTACGGTTTGACGGACGATCTGCTGCGCATTTCGACAGGGATCGAGGACGCGGATGATCTGACCACCGATCTGCGTCAGGCCTTTGCCAAGGCCGCGGTTGTTTCCAAAGTCTGA
- a CDS encoding MarR family transcriptional regulator has protein sequence MVEDCMNFLLSVSQHKVFKHYGKLLEKYEITPAQAGILTCIWHESEKQITPTELGKKLHLEAPTISGILDKMQKQNLISREVDPNNRRVVFVSTTKKANNLKKSIENATESMNKDVLNSFSDEEVVVLKAALLSLINSDLP, from the coding sequence ATGGTAGAAGATTGTATGAATTTCTTACTAAGTGTTTCCCAACATAAAGTTTTTAAACACTATGGTAAATTACTTGAAAAGTACGAAATTACTCCTGCACAAGCTGGAATATTAACGTGCATATGGCATGAATCTGAAAAACAAATAACACCAACAGAACTTGGAAAAAAATTACATTTAGAAGCGCCCACTATATCTGGGATTTTAGATAAAATGCAGAAGCAAAATTTAATTAGTCGAGAAGTTGATCCAAATAATCGGCGCGTTGTATTTGTTTCGACAACAAAAAAAGCGAATAATTTAAAAAAAAGTATTGAAAACGCAACTGAATCAATGAATAAAGACGTTCTAAATTCTTTTTCAGATGAAGAAGTAGTTGTGCTTAAAGCAGCTTTACTAAGCCTTATTAACTCTGACTTACCTTAG
- a CDS encoding transposase, producing MKLKGVKVRLYPTPEQQLAIENNFRLNRFLWNQLLGMQLARHENGGSFVTKFGMNYLIKVMKIEFPFLKQAESTSLLYTSADLADSYDRFFKKQNGFPKFKSRRRPKNSYKSNCVNGNIQVVDNHYLKLPKVGLVKANGLHRVKDKIKSVVVRKKADGTFEATLQVAFEATIFESTGKSVGIDLGLADLATQSDGYKLPNKQFERSLAKQKRQWERKLARRRQQALVKIEQAKAQEIELELSDFKNVQKAKEQVARINKKIANQRNNYLQQYTTSLVKKYDLIALEDLKTKNLLQNRQLARSIADAAWAKIKSMLAYKCEWYGKELVLVNPAYTSQTCSHCGENTGKKPLRIRTFACPHCHTTGIDRDVNAAINILNKALAQR from the coding sequence ATGAAACTCAAAGGCGTTAAAGTTCGGCTCTATCCTACCCCCGAACAACAATTGGCCATCGAAAACAACTTCCGGCTGAACCGATTCCTTTGGAATCAACTGCTCGGAATGCAGCTTGCGCGCCATGAAAATGGCGGTTCTTTCGTCACCAAATTCGGCATGAATTATCTGATCAAAGTGATGAAGATCGAATTCCCGTTCCTGAAGCAAGCCGAAAGCACCAGTTTGCTTTACACATCCGCGGATCTTGCGGACAGTTATGACCGTTTCTTCAAGAAACAGAACGGTTTCCCGAAATTCAAGTCGCGCCGGCGGCCCAAAAACAGCTACAAGTCGAATTGTGTGAACGGCAACATCCAGGTCGTGGACAATCATTATCTGAAATTGCCGAAAGTGGGCTTGGTGAAAGCCAACGGCCTGCATCGCGTCAAAGACAAAATCAAGAGTGTGGTCGTACGCAAAAAAGCGGACGGCACCTTTGAAGCGACACTGCAGGTTGCCTTCGAGGCAACAATCTTTGAATCAACAGGTAAATCCGTTGGGATCGATCTCGGCCTTGCCGATCTTGCCACCCAATCAGATGGTTACAAATTGCCGAATAAACAGTTTGAACGTTCTTTGGCGAAACAAAAACGGCAATGGGAACGGAAATTGGCCCGGCGCCGTCAACAGGCGCTTGTCAAAATCGAACAAGCGAAAGCGCAAGAAATCGAACTGGAGCTTTCTGATTTCAAAAATGTCCAAAAAGCCAAGGAACAAGTGGCGCGTATCAACAAAAAGATTGCCAATCAACGCAACAACTATCTGCAACAATACACAACCAGCCTGGTCAAAAAATACGACCTGATCGCCCTGGAAGATTTGAAAACCAAGAATCTTCTGCAGAACCGTCAGCTGGCGCGTTCCATCGCCGATGCCGCCTGGGCGAAAATCAAGTCCATGCTGGCGTACAAATGCGAGTGGTACGGCAAGGAACTGGTATTGGTGAACCCCGCTTATACGAGCCAAACGTGTTCGCATTGCGGGGAAAACACCGGCAAGAAACCGCTGCGGATCCGCACATTCGCTTGCCCGCATTGTCATACCACAGGTATTGACCGCGATGTGAATGCGGCCATCAATATCCTCAACAAAGCGCTTGCCCAGCGTTAA
- a CDS encoding glycoside-pentoside-hexuronide (GPH):cation symporter gives MQHASANKVQNVTDDKKNVREFGLLDKLAYMAGDIANDLFFIFSSSFLMLFYTKVLGISGAVVGTLFLSARVVDAFTDMGMGRLVDTLKPTKDGRFRVWIKRVAPFAAIAGFLMFLSVVQNWSMTAKIVYIFVTYLFWGSFCYTAINIPYGSMASVISDKPEDRASLSVFRSMGASIASIFISFFVPLFVYTTDANGAQVVIPERFTIIAAIFAVLAFALYQFCYHYSIERVQIPQKPESEKQSFGKEFAKIAKGLSSNRALGGIIAAAIFLLLSMLLVNTMNAFLYADYFNSSKTLAIAGVLGTVGTLLIAPFANKIASRFGKKESATVSLFFSAIVYAILYFIHTDNVMLFLPMAFIASLGMNYFNVVIWAFITDIIDYQEVKTGSADSGTVYAVYSFSRKLGQALAGGLGGFALAAIGYASGAATQNAAVLDSIYDVATIVPAIGYTGVALCLWFIYPLTKEKVAENVAILAERRKAAK, from the coding sequence ATGCAACACGCAAGCGCAAATAAAGTACAAAATGTAACCGATGACAAAAAGAATGTAAGGGAATTCGGATTACTGGATAAATTAGCTTATATGGCAGGGGATATCGCAAATGACTTGTTCTTCATCTTCTCAAGTTCTTTCTTGATGTTGTTCTACACGAAAGTGTTGGGCATCAGCGGAGCAGTTGTAGGTACATTATTCTTGTCGGCACGGGTTGTCGATGCTTTTACGGATATGGGTATGGGACGTCTGGTTGATACACTGAAGCCCACAAAAGACGGCCGCTTCCGCGTTTGGATAAAGCGCGTAGCACCATTCGCTGCCATTGCCGGGTTCCTGATGTTCCTGTCAGTCGTTCAAAATTGGTCCATGACTGCAAAAATCGTCTACATCTTTGTGACATACCTGTTCTGGGGCAGCTTCTGTTACACGGCGATCAACATCCCTTATGGATCGATGGCATCCGTCATCAGTGATAAACCGGAAGACCGTGCTTCACTTTCCGTGTTCCGCAGTATGGGAGCCAGCATCGCCAGCATCTTCATTTCCTTCTTTGTTCCATTGTTCGTCTACACGACTGATGCAAACGGTGCACAAGTGGTTATTCCGGAACGTTTCACTATCATTGCCGCTATCTTTGCAGTACTTGCTTTTGCGCTTTATCAGTTCTGCTATCACTACTCGATTGAGCGCGTACAGATTCCACAAAAACCGGAATCAGAAAAGCAATCTTTCGGCAAAGAATTCGCAAAAATCGCAAAAGGTCTGTCTTCAAACCGTGCGTTAGGCGGCATCATCGCTGCTGCAATCTTCCTGTTGTTGTCCATGCTGTTGGTTAACACAATGAATGCATTTCTGTACGCCGATTATTTCAACAGCTCAAAAACATTGGCAATAGCCGGTGTTCTGGGGACTGTCGGAACACTGTTGATTGCGCCTTTCGCAAACAAAATCGCTTCTCGTTTCGGTAAAAAAGAATCAGCGACAGTATCGTTGTTCTTCTCGGCAATTGTATACGCAATCCTGTACTTCATCCATACAGACAATGTCATGCTGTTCTTGCCGATGGCGTTTATTGCAAGTTTGGGCATGAACTACTTCAACGTCGTCATCTGGGCGTTCATCACAGACATCATCGACTACCAAGAAGTCAAAACCGGAAGTGCGGATAGCGGTACAGTGTATGCTGTCTACTCCTTCTCAAGAAAACTTGGCCAAGCATTAGCTGGCGGTTTGGGAGGTTTTGCTTTGGCTGCTATCGGGTATGCATCCGGTGCAGCAACGCAAAATGCAGCCGTTCTTGACAGCATCTACGATGTGGCGACAATTGTACCGGCTATCGGCTACACAGGCGTTGCGCTATGCCTATGGTTCATCTATCCACTGACAAAAGAAAAAGTTGCAGAAAACGTTGCTATCTTGGCTGAACGCCGTAAAGCAGCAAAATAA
- the rpsI gene encoding 30S ribosomal protein S9, translating into MAQAQYIATGRRKNSTARVRLLPGTGKIIFNKKDMEDYIPFAYLYEVIKQPLNLTGTLGSYDIFVNVNGGGFTGQAGAARHGISRALLEVDPDFRAPLKAAGLLTRDPRMVERKKPGLKKARKASQFSKR; encoded by the coding sequence TTGGCACAAGCACAATATATCGCAACTGGTCGTCGTAAGAATTCGACTGCACGCGTACGTTTATTACCTGGAACAGGTAAAATCATTTTCAACAAAAAAGACATGGAAGACTACATCCCATTCGCTTACTTATATGAAGTAATCAAACAACCTTTAAACCTTACAGGTACTTTAGGTAGCTACGATATCTTCGTTAACGTAAACGGCGGCGGATTCACTGGACAAGCTGGAGCAGCTCGTCACGGTATCTCTCGTGCATTGCTAGAAGTAGATCCTGACTTCCGCGCACCATTAAAAGCAGCTGGTCTGTTAACACGTGACCCACGTATGGTTGAACGTAAGAAACCAGGTTTGAAAAAAGCGCGTAAAGCTTCACAATTCTCTAAACGTTAA
- the truA gene encoding tRNA pseudouridine(38-40) synthase TruA, with protein MNAQRYKCIVQYDGTGYVGYQVQPNGNSVQTEIEKALKKMSNGQIIPIHASGRTDSGVHALGQVIHFDYPAAIKPDHLLRALNSLLPDDILIKSVELATEEFHSRYHAIGKKYIYRVDLDRFPNPFKRLYTTHHPYRFNMENLEQAIKKLEGEHDFTSFCSTKTDKTDLVRIVYEASVRKDEANNELVFTFRGNGFLYNMIRIFVGTLLQIADGLKKVEEIDRLLEVKDRRKAGPTAPSQGLYLVEVYYDEEKLRNG; from the coding sequence ATGAATGCACAACGGTACAAATGCATCGTGCAATATGACGGGACGGGTTATGTGGGCTATCAGGTCCAACCTAACGGCAACAGTGTCCAGACCGAGATCGAAAAGGCCTTGAAGAAAATGTCGAACGGGCAGATCATTCCGATCCACGCATCCGGCCGGACCGATTCGGGCGTCCATGCGCTCGGGCAAGTCATCCATTTTGATTACCCGGCTGCAATCAAGCCGGATCATCTGCTGCGGGCATTGAACAGTTTGCTGCCCGATGATATTTTGATCAAATCGGTGGAGCTCGCTACAGAGGAATTCCATTCGCGTTATCATGCGATAGGGAAAAAATACATTTACCGGGTCGATCTTGATCGCTTCCCGAACCCCTTCAAACGACTTTACACGACGCACCATCCTTACCGCTTCAATATGGAGAATCTGGAGCAGGCCATCAAAAAACTGGAAGGCGAGCACGACTTCACCAGCTTCTGCTCGACAAAAACGGACAAAACCGATCTGGTCCGGATCGTCTATGAAGCCAGCGTCAGGAAGGACGAGGCAAACAATGAGTTGGTCTTCACCTTCAGGGGCAATGGCTTTCTCTACAATATGATCCGCATTTTCGTGGGGACGCTGCTGCAAATCGCTGACGGCCTGAAAAAGGTCGAGGAAATCGATCGCCTTTTGGAAGTGAAAGATCGACGCAAAGCCGGACCGACAGCCCCGTCGCAGGGATTGTATCTCGTGGAAGTCTACTATGACGAAGAAAAATTAAGGAATGGGTAG
- a CDS encoding energy-coupling factor ABC transporter ATP-binding protein: MNEIIELRNVTFSYSEEDARPALNNVSLTIRQGEWIAIIGPNGSGKSTLAKTINGLIEANSGEVIIEGIALNAETVWDVRKKIGMVFQNPDNQFVGSTVQDDVAFGLENVGIPREEMVKRVADAVAAVNMANFMDKEPARLSGGQKQRVAIAGIVALSPDIIILDEATTMLDPEGRHEVIETIQEIKEKENLTVISITHDIDEAAKANRIFVMEAGQLKRIGTPEEIFSLGKEIIDIGLDIPFPEKLKYQLKRQGLEVPEEYLTEEGMVSWLWTLLSKK; this comes from the coding sequence ATGAATGAAATTATCGAGTTGCGCAATGTGACTTTTTCCTATTCAGAGGAAGATGCAAGGCCGGCATTGAACAACGTTTCGTTGACGATCCGGCAAGGCGAATGGATCGCCATCATCGGACCCAACGGTTCAGGCAAGTCAACCTTGGCCAAAACGATCAACGGTCTGATAGAAGCGAACTCCGGAGAAGTGATCATCGAAGGGATAGCTTTGAATGCAGAGACGGTTTGGGACGTCCGCAAAAAAATCGGGATGGTCTTCCAGAATCCGGACAATCAGTTCGTCGGTTCGACCGTGCAGGATGACGTAGCTTTCGGTCTGGAGAACGTCGGCATTCCCCGCGAGGAAATGGTGAAGCGGGTAGCCGATGCGGTTGCGGCTGTCAATATGGCCAACTTCATGGACAAGGAACCGGCACGACTTTCGGGTGGGCAGAAGCAACGGGTGGCGATTGCCGGAATCGTGGCTTTGTCTCCTGACATCATCATCCTTGATGAGGCGACGACCATGCTGGATCCGGAAGGCCGTCATGAAGTCATTGAGACCATCCAGGAAATAAAAGAAAAAGAAAATCTGACGGTGATCTCGATCACCCACGACATCGATGAGGCTGCGAAAGCGAACCGCATCTTTGTGATGGAAGCCGGGCAATTGAAACGCATCGGCACACCGGAAGAAATATTCAGTTTGGGCAAGGAAATCATCGATATCGGCTTGGATATCCCGTTCCCTGAAAAGCTGAAATACCAATTGAAGAGACAGGGACTGGAAGTTCCTGAAGAATATTTGACTGAGGAAGGGATGGTGAGCTGGCTATGGACATTACTTTCGAAAAAGTAG